In Nitrospirota bacterium, a single genomic region encodes these proteins:
- a CDS encoding hydrogenase iron-sulfur subunit gives MTEKRVRDEGFEPKIVGFLCNWCSYAGADKAGTSQTPYPPNVNIIKVMCSGRVDPQFIMTAFENGADGVLILACHPGDCHYKEGNYKAAQRHRMLLRLMKQFGIEEERCRFDYVSAGEGEKFVSVITEMVAAVTSLGPLKGITPEEKAV, from the coding sequence GTGACCGAAAAGAGAGTGCGGGATGAAGGCTTCGAGCCTAAAATAGTGGGGTTTCTCTGCAACTGGTGTTCCTATGCAGGCGCCGACAAGGCGGGGACCTCCCAGACACCCTATCCGCCGAACGTCAATATCATAAAGGTAATGTGCAGCGGGAGGGTCGATCCGCAGTTCATCATGACCGCATTCGAGAACGGCGCCGACGGCGTGCTCATCCTCGCCTGCCATCCGGGTGACTGCCACTATAAGGAAGGCAACTACAAGGCAGCTCAGCGCCACCGCATGCTTCTGCGGCTTATGAAACAATTCGGCATAGAGGAGGAGCGCTGCCGTTTCGACTACGTCTCGGCAGGAGAGGGTGAAAAGTTTGTCAGCGTGATAACAGAGATGGTTGCGGCCGTTACGTCGCTCGGCCCCCTTAAGGGAATCACGCCGGAAGAAAAGGCGGTATGA
- a CDS encoding sulfurtransferase TusA family protein — protein MAIQTLDAKGLKCPQPTLKVTAMAVKMQPGDVLEVTADCQTFEKDVRDWCTRSKKVLLWIKDEGGAKKCQIQF, from the coding sequence ATGGCGATCCAGACGCTTGATGCAAAAGGACTCAAGTGCCCGCAGCCGACCTTAAAGGTGACGGCGATGGCGGTGAAGATGCAGCCCGGAGACGTGCTCGAAGTCACTGCCGACTGCCAGACGTTTGAGAAAGATGTAAGGGACTGGTGCACACGCTCCAAAAAGGTGCTTTTATGGATCAAGGATGAAGGCGGCGCAAAGAAGTGCCAGATCCAGTTTTAG
- the cutA gene encoding divalent-cation tolerance protein CutA, whose translation MEALVVYITAPDEDHAVTIARALVSERLAGCVNVVRNIRSVYSWEGKIEDDAEVLMIAKTQKHLFEALKRRVKELHRYSVPEVIALPVVAGSEDYLCWLGEVTG comes from the coding sequence ATGGAAGCTCTTGTCGTCTATATCACCGCGCCTGACGAGGACCACGCGGTAACGATCGCCAGGGCCCTTGTCAGCGAGCGGCTTGCGGGCTGCGTGAATGTCGTGAGGAATATCCGTTCCGTCTACAGCTGGGAGGGAAAGATCGAGGATGACGCCGAGGTCCTGATGATCGCCAAGACCCAGAAGCATCTCTTCGAGGCGCTGAAGAGGCGCGTCAAGGAGCTCCATCGCTATTCCGTTCCCGAAGTGATCGCCCTGCCCGTGGTCGCGGGCTCGGAGGATTATCTCTGCTGGCTGGGCGAGGTGACGGGCTAG